A genome region from Nocardia sp. NBC_00565 includes the following:
- a CDS encoding aminotransferase-like domain-containing protein, whose translation MSPTNPPLAAKLGGLKSSAIRDLLKLTTRAEVISLAGGLPDAELMPRERLAAAADAALGSSAVLQYTESPGWAPLREVLRERETAKLGRAVALDEVFVTHGSQQALSLLAEVLLDPGALVVVEDPAYVGALQVFRAAGARIVAVPLDSEGMRVDVLQDLLARGERPAVVHTVSNFHNPGGVTMSTPRRRELAELADAYGFWVIEDDPYGELWFDQPAPDPVATYSRNVIRLSSASKILSPALRVGWMVAQEGVCRAVELLKQGADLCGSALTHQIAADLLTDESWLTGHVDTVRSAYGERAKALVYAVRSRFGERVTCTDANGGMFVWADFTDGTNTDRLLPRALEHGVAFVPGSSFAVDTDYSHSMRMCFTTFDASTLEEAVDRLARAAE comes from the coding sequence ATGTCGCCGACCAATCCACCGCTCGCGGCCAAGCTTGGCGGACTGAAGAGCTCGGCGATCCGTGACCTGCTGAAGCTGACCACGCGCGCCGAGGTGATCAGCCTGGCGGGCGGACTACCGGATGCGGAGCTGATGCCGCGTGAGCGACTCGCCGCGGCGGCCGATGCGGCGCTGGGGAGTTCGGCGGTATTGCAGTACACCGAGTCGCCCGGCTGGGCGCCGCTGCGCGAGGTGCTGCGGGAGCGGGAGACGGCCAAGCTCGGCCGTGCGGTCGCGCTGGACGAGGTATTCGTGACTCATGGCTCGCAGCAAGCGCTTTCGCTACTTGCCGAGGTGCTGCTGGATCCGGGCGCGCTGGTTGTCGTCGAGGATCCGGCGTATGTCGGTGCACTGCAAGTGTTCCGGGCCGCTGGCGCGCGAATTGTGGCGGTGCCCTTGGATTCGGAGGGTATGCGGGTGGATGTGCTGCAGGACTTGCTCGCGCGCGGTGAGCGTCCGGCGGTCGTGCACACCGTGAGCAACTTCCACAATCCGGGCGGCGTCACGATGAGTACGCCGCGGCGACGCGAGTTGGCCGAACTCGCGGACGCGTACGGGTTCTGGGTGATCGAGGACGACCCGTACGGCGAGCTCTGGTTCGACCAGCCCGCGCCCGATCCGGTGGCGACGTACTCCCGCAACGTGATTCGACTCTCCAGCGCCTCGAAGATCCTCTCGCCCGCGCTGCGCGTCGGCTGGATGGTGGCTCAGGAAGGGGTCTGCCGCGCGGTCGAATTGCTCAAACAGGGTGCGGACCTGTGTGGTTCGGCGCTGACCCACCAGATCGCCGCCGACCTGCTCACCGACGAATCCTGGCTGACCGGTCACGTCGATACCGTGCGCAGCGCCTACGGCGAGCGCGCCAAGGCGCTGGTATACGCCGTGCGCAGCCGCTTCGGCGAGCGCGTGACCTGCACCGACGCCAACGGTGGCATGTTCGTGTGGGCCGATTTCACCGACGGCACGAATACTGATCGGCTGCTGCCGCGGGCGCTGGAACACGGCGTCGCCTTCGTGCCCGGCTCGTCCTTTGCCGTCGACACCGACTACAGCCATTCGATGCGCATGTGTTTCACCACATTCGACGCGTCGACGCTGGAGGAAGCGGTCGACCGCTTGGCCCGCGCCGCGGAGTAG
- the glpK gene encoding glycerol kinase GlpK, with the protein MRRYVAAIDQGTTSSRCIVFDRQGRVVGVAQREHEQIFPRPGWVEHDPETIWRNTEFVLGEVLRSAGIAAEEINAVGVTNQRETTVVWDRASGKPIHHAIVWQDTRTDRLVTELGGEFGPTRYQDRTGLPLSTYFAGPKLRWILDNVDGARARAEAGELCFGTIDSWVLWNLTGEHITDVTNASRTMLMDLRTLQWDPGICAEFGVPPSMLPEIRSSAEIYAQITSGPLAGIPVAGILGDQQAATFGQACLSPGEAKNTYGTGNFMLLNTGTTPVFSKHGLLSTVCYQLGGQAAVYALEGSIAVTGSLVQWFRDNLGIIATADEIEPLARSVEDNGGAYIVPAFSGLFAPRWRPDARGVIAGLTRFVNKGHLARAVLESTAFQTREVMDAMRADAQSQALPLELTTLKVDGGMVGNDLLMQFQSDILDVPVVRPVVNETTALGAAYAAGLAVGLWESTDDIRANWAADKTWQPAMSATDRDTHLAAWNKAVERTYNWVD; encoded by the coding sequence ATGCGACGGTATGTGGCCGCGATCGACCAGGGCACCACCTCGAGTCGGTGCATCGTCTTCGACCGGCAGGGCCGCGTGGTCGGCGTCGCCCAGCGCGAGCACGAGCAGATCTTCCCGCGGCCGGGCTGGGTCGAGCACGATCCGGAAACCATCTGGCGCAATACCGAATTCGTGCTCGGCGAGGTGCTGCGAAGCGCGGGTATCGCGGCCGAGGAGATCAACGCGGTCGGCGTCACCAATCAGCGCGAGACGACGGTGGTGTGGGATCGGGCCAGTGGCAAGCCGATTCACCACGCGATCGTCTGGCAGGACACCCGCACCGATCGGCTGGTCACCGAACTCGGCGGCGAATTCGGCCCGACGCGCTACCAGGACCGCACCGGTCTGCCGCTGTCCACGTATTTCGCCGGGCCGAAACTGCGCTGGATTCTCGACAATGTCGACGGTGCGCGGGCCAGGGCCGAGGCGGGCGAGCTGTGTTTCGGCACCATCGACAGCTGGGTGCTGTGGAACCTGACCGGCGAGCACATCACCGATGTGACCAACGCGTCGCGCACCATGCTGATGGATCTGCGTACGCTGCAATGGGATCCAGGGATCTGCGCGGAATTCGGCGTGCCGCCATCGATGCTGCCCGAGATCCGCAGTTCCGCCGAGATCTACGCGCAGATCACCTCCGGCCCGCTGGCCGGCATACCCGTCGCCGGCATCCTCGGCGACCAGCAGGCGGCGACCTTCGGCCAGGCCTGCCTGTCCCCCGGTGAGGCCAAGAACACCTATGGCACCGGCAATTTCATGCTGCTCAACACCGGAACGACACCGGTATTCAGCAAGCACGGACTGCTGAGCACGGTCTGCTATCAGCTCGGCGGCCAAGCCGCGGTGTACGCGCTGGAGGGCTCCATCGCGGTGACCGGCTCACTGGTGCAGTGGTTCCGGGACAATCTCGGCATCATCGCCACCGCGGACGAGATCGAGCCACTGGCCCGCAGCGTCGAGGACAATGGCGGCGCGTACATCGTCCCCGCCTTCTCGGGCCTGTTCGCGCCCCGTTGGCGGCCGGATGCCCGCGGCGTGATCGCTGGTCTCACCCGCTTCGTCAACAAGGGCCATCTGGCGCGAGCGGTGTTGGAGTCCACCGCATTTCAGACTCGCGAGGTGATGGACGCGATGCGCGCCGACGCGCAATCCCAGGCGCTGCCGCTGGAGCTGACCACCCTCAAGGTAGACGGCGGCATGGTCGGCAACGACCTGCTGATGCAATTCCAATCCGACATCCTCGATGTGCCCGTGGTCCGTCCGGTCGTCAACGAAACCACGGCGCTGGGAGCCGCCTACGCGGCCGGGCTCGCGGTCGGACTGTGGGAGAGCACCGACGACATCCGCGCCAACTGGGCCGCCGACAAGACCTGGCAACCCGCGATGTCGGCCACAGATCGCGACACCCACTTGGCCGCATGGAACAAGGCCGTCGAGCGCACCTATAACTGGGTGGATTGA
- a CDS encoding glycerol-3-phosphate dehydrogenase/oxidase, with translation MTMKPDSQFLGPEQRATAWERFGKDHFDVVVVGGGVVGSGIALDAATRGLEVALVEARDLASGTSSRSSKMFHGGLRYLEQLEFGLVREALRERELALSTLAPHLVKPLRFLYPLTHRGWERPYVAAGLVLYDTMGGAKSVPGQQHLSRQGALRLAPGLRRDALIGGVSYYDTVVDDARHTMTVARTAAHYGAVIRTSTQVVGFLREADRFVGVKVRDSEDGRTGEIRAHVVINATGVWTDEVQALSHNRGRFHVRASKGVHIVVPRDRIVSDAAIILRTATSVLFVVPWGAHWIVGTTDTDWNLDLAHPAATKADIDYLLDRVNQVLVTPLTPADIDGVYAGLRPLLAGESDSTSKLSREHAVARVAPGLVGIAGGKYTTYRVMAYDAVDEAAQDIPARVAPSITEKVPLLGADGYFALINQTVQLAEAYGVHPYRIKHLLDRYGSLIDEVMAMAEGKPELLQPIMDAPSYLQVEAVYAAAAEGALHLDDILARRTRISIEYSHRGDNCAEQVARLVAPVLGWDDDEIDREVSTYQARVEAEVRSQTQPDDQSADALRIAAPDPRPEILEPVPLDS, from the coding sequence ATGACCATGAAACCGGATTCGCAGTTCCTCGGCCCCGAACAGCGCGCGACGGCCTGGGAGCGCTTCGGCAAGGACCACTTCGATGTGGTCGTGGTCGGCGGTGGTGTGGTCGGCTCCGGTATCGCGCTGGACGCGGCCACGCGCGGTCTCGAAGTGGCGCTGGTCGAGGCGCGTGATCTCGCCTCCGGCACCTCCAGCCGGTCCTCGAAGATGTTCCACGGCGGCCTGCGGTACCTGGAGCAGTTGGAGTTCGGGCTGGTGCGCGAGGCCTTGCGGGAACGCGAACTCGCTCTGTCCACGCTCGCGCCGCATCTGGTGAAACCCCTGCGCTTCCTGTACCCGCTGACCCACCGCGGCTGGGAACGCCCATACGTGGCGGCCGGATTGGTGCTCTATGACACCATGGGCGGCGCGAAATCCGTTCCCGGCCAACAACATCTATCGCGCCAGGGCGCACTTCGGCTCGCGCCCGGTCTGCGTCGCGACGCGCTGATCGGCGGCGTCAGCTACTACGACACCGTCGTCGACGACGCCCGCCACACCATGACGGTCGCGCGCACCGCCGCGCACTACGGCGCGGTGATCCGCACTTCCACCCAGGTGGTCGGCTTCCTGCGCGAGGCCGACCGGTTCGTCGGGGTGAAGGTGCGTGACAGCGAGGACGGCCGCACCGGCGAGATCCGCGCGCACGTGGTGATCAATGCGACCGGCGTGTGGACCGACGAGGTCCAGGCGCTTTCGCACAATCGCGGCCGTTTCCACGTGCGCGCCTCCAAGGGTGTGCACATCGTGGTGCCGCGCGATCGGATCGTCAGTGATGCCGCGATCATCCTGCGCACCGCGACCTCGGTGCTGTTCGTCGTCCCGTGGGGTGCGCACTGGATCGTCGGCACCACCGACACCGACTGGAATCTGGACCTCGCGCATCCGGCGGCGACCAAGGCCGATATCGACTATCTGCTGGATCGGGTCAACCAGGTGCTGGTCACCCCGCTCACTCCCGCCGATATCGACGGTGTCTATGCGGGGCTGCGGCCTTTGCTCGCGGGTGAGAGCGATTCGACCTCCAAGCTGTCGCGTGAACACGCGGTCGCGCGGGTCGCACCGGGACTGGTCGGCATCGCGGGCGGCAAGTACACCACCTACCGGGTGATGGCCTACGACGCGGTCGACGAAGCGGCGCAGGACATTCCGGCGCGCGTCGCGCCGTCCATCACCGAGAAGGTTCCGCTGTTGGGTGCCGACGGCTATTTCGCGCTGATCAATCAGACGGTGCAACTGGCCGAGGCCTACGGCGTGCACCCCTACCGGATCAAGCACCTGCTCGACCGCTACGGCTCGCTCATCGATGAGGTGATGGCGATGGCCGAGGGCAAACCCGAACTGCTGCAACCGATTATGGACGCGCCGTCCTATCTGCAGGTGGAGGCCGTCTACGCCGCGGCCGCCGAGGGCGCGCTGCATCTGGACGACATCCTGGCCCGCCGGACCCGAATCTCCATCGAATACTCCCACCGCGGCGACAACTGCGCCGAACAGGTGGCTCGCCTGGTCGCACCGGTGCTCGGCTGGGACGATGACGAAATCGACCGGGAGGTAAGCACTTACCAGGCGCGCGTCGAGGCCGAGGTCCGTTCCCAGACCCAACCCGACGACCAATCCGCCGACGCCCTGCGCATCGCCGCCCCCGATCCGCGTCCGGAGATACTGGAACCGGTCCCGCTGGACAGCTGA
- a CDS encoding TetR/AcrR family transcriptional regulator — translation MSSSDRRAQLLDVARDIVAADGFGAVSIDRVAREAQVARALVYQQFSDLSGLTTALLDRESAIALAGIGSVDWAGTADDVDEVGRGILAYLHAAPTSWRIILSPPDGGPPDLRDRLELGRAYARRIGARHLSRYAGATVDPDGATQRILLAALEELTRLHLADSQQYPDELVLRYIRSLVAWATHVESPQKAH, via the coding sequence ATGTCCTCGTCCGACCGGCGCGCACAGTTACTCGACGTCGCGCGCGATATCGTCGCCGCCGATGGGTTCGGCGCGGTGAGCATCGATCGGGTCGCGCGCGAGGCACAGGTCGCCCGCGCCCTGGTATATCAGCAGTTCTCCGATCTGTCCGGGCTCACAACCGCGCTGCTGGATCGCGAATCGGCGATCGCGCTGGCGGGCATCGGCAGTGTCGACTGGGCGGGCACGGCCGACGACGTGGACGAGGTCGGCCGCGGCATCCTCGCCTATCTGCATGCCGCGCCGACCAGCTGGCGGATCATCCTCAGCCCACCCGACGGCGGGCCGCCGGATCTGCGGGATCGGCTCGAGCTCGGCCGAGCCTATGCGCGGAGGATCGGCGCGCGGCATCTGTCGCGCTATGCCGGAGCCACCGTCGATCCGGACGGCGCGACCCAGCGCATCCTGCTGGCAGCGCTGGAAGAACTGACCCGGCTGCATCTGGCCGATTCGCAGCAGTACCCGGACGAACTGGTATTGCGCTACATTCGGTCGCTCGTCGCATGGGCCACGCACGTCGAGTCACCCCAAAAGGCGCACTGA